The Methanofervidicoccus abyssi genome includes the window CCCCCTTGAACCACTGTGAATCATTACCAATACCTGGTCCTTCTCAACACCGTATACCTTTGCAACTCTATCGTCAAATACCTCATCTACGTACTGAATCTCCAAGAAGTGGTTACCACTGCCTAAGGAACCTAACTGGGGCAGTCCTCTCTTCTTAGCACTGTCTGATACTAAGGAGGCATCAGCGTTCTTTATACATCCATTCTCTTCTATATACTTAACATCCTTCTTCCATCCATACCCATTTTTAATTGCCCAGTAAACACCTTCCTCGAGTACATCATCTATCTCTCCCATACTTAACTTTATCTTCCCTTTACTCCCTAAACCTGATGGTATGTTTCTAAAGAGAGTTTTAACTAACTCCTTTATAAAGGGCTGAACCTCTTCTCTTGTAAGATTCGTCCTTATAAGCCTAACACCACAGTTTATATCGAAACCTACTCCCCCTGGACTTATTACACCATCCTCCTCATCAAATGCTGCGACTCCACCTATACAGAACCCATAACCGTAGTGACAGTCTGGCATAGCCAGGGAGTACTTCTGAATTCCAGGAAGACAGGCTACATTTGCCACCTGCTCCAAAACTTCCTTCTCCAACTGTTCAACAAGTTTATCGTTTAGATATAACCTTCCAGGAACCAACATACATCCTTTATAATTCTTCGGAAGTTGCCAGATATATTCATCGATTTTAACTAATATGTCTTCCAAGGTATCACCTTAATTTTTTTAATTTTAAATTAATGTAACCATAACTGTATAAAAAGATAAAAATAAATAAAAAATCCTAAGATAATTAATAATAATGGGAAATATATGAAGATCTTTTCTGAACACTGGAATAAAGAAACTGTATTAGAGGTATTCAGAGAACCGTCTTCCTCCAATCTTCAGGGGGGGATATAACTGTTCTTTTATTTTCTAACGACCATTTTTTATTATTAATTATTTTTTAAAATTATTTTTTCTAAATATTTATGACTTCTAGTGGGAACAGAGGTTAAATATCAGAAAGTTAAATATTTTTAAGGTTTATCAAAAAACTTTCATCATCGTATATTGTAGTCGTAGTAATATTCCTCTACAAACCATAGTATGTTGTACTTCTTCGCCAGGACAAATAACTTCTCTACAACTTCCCTGTTCCCTCTCTCGAATATCTCATGGAGTATCATATCCAACATATCGTATAGTTCTTCGTCCTCAAAATAAGAAGAAGATAGTATATCTTCCAAAAGTTTAAGTAATTCTTCATCCTTGGAGTTTTTTAAAAACCTATTCCTTAGAAATGATTTAAAGGTATAGATATTTTTCCTCTCGTATGGAATAAGTTTTAAAATAGAACGACCTTCCTCTAAGAGATTGCTGTCCTTCTTAATAATTACTTTCCATAGGTTGTATTCTACAACTACATTCCTTAAGATCTCCAATATTTCTTCTTTCGATTTCTTTTTCAAATCTTCAAATATCTTATCTCCATCTACATAATCATTGTTTAAAAAAGCCTCTATAAGAGCATAGGCATGTTTGCAGTTGTATCTATAGGAACAGGAACAGGTACCTGAATAATCCTTCAAATCTACAACAGTATTGTAGAGTTCTCCACCCAATACTTTACCGTATAGTTTGTTACCAAACTTTACACAGTATTTTACCAAGTTGTTTCTATAATAGTTTCTACCTCTCTCTCTTATCTTACTTTCATATATCCATTTATACTTCATAGTATAACCATAATAAAATTTTTATAATATAAATAATTTTTTATTAAATAAAATTAAACTTATGAAATATAATAATACTTTGTTATATAATCTCTTTTTTAATTCTATTATACTTTAATCGGACCTAAATTGGAGGGCTAAATATGTGTGGCATTATTGGATTTATAAGTAGAAAGAAGAGGTTGATAAGAGGAGATAAGATAGCGATAGCATTAGATAGTTTAAAGGAGAGGGGAAATGGACAAGGTTCAGGATACGTAGGTTATGGAATTTATCCAGAATATAAGGATTACTATGCCTTACATGTTTTCTTAAAGAACATCCCTACTTACCATCAGATAATAGATAAGATAAAAAATATACTGAGTAAATATGGGGTTGTAGTCAAGGATGAAGAGATCCCGGTAAAGGAAGGGGTTTTAAAAAAGGAGTTTATACCTTGGAGGTTCTTCTACGACTTTCACGACTCCTACAAGGATATTGAAAACGATCTAATGGTAAATATAGTTATGGAGATAAACGACAGGGTTAATGGAGCCTTTGTATTCTCCAGTGGTAAGAACTTAGGTGTCTTCAAGGCTACAGGATGGCCTAAGGAAGTGGCAGAATTCTACAGGTTGGATGAGTACGAGGGTTATATGTGGCTGGCTCATGCAAGGTATCCTACAAACACGAGAGGTTGGTGGGGAGGCGCCCATCCTTTCAATATACTCAACTGGTCTGTTGTACATAATGGGGAAATAACAAGTTACGGCACAAATAAGAGGTATGTGGAGAGTTTCGGTTATAAGTGTAAGATGTTCACAGATACAGAGGTTGTGGCCTATATCTTCGACCTTCTCATTAGGAAACATAAACTACCTGTGGAGTACGCCCTAAGTGCCATAGCACCTAAGTTCTGGGATGAGATAGATAGGATGGATGAGGAGGAGAGGAGGATACATGAAGCAATAAGGATGACCTACGGTCCGGCAGCTCTAAATGGACCCTTCGCTATAGTGGTTGGTACCCATGAAGGAATGATATTTATGAATGGAGATATAGAGAAAAACAATACCATGATAGGACTTACGGATAGAATAAAACTTAGACCTCTTGTAGCCGCTGAGAAGGATGATTTAGTATTTGTATCCAGTGAGGAAGCTGCCATAAGAAGAATATGTCCTGAATTAGATAAAGTGGAGATGCCTAATGCTGGGTCTCCTGTAATCGTTAGAATAGAGTAAAGAGTAGAATATAGAGGAGGAGTGTAAAATGATACCCTCAGCAGTTCCACCAAAGTACAAGGTAGAAATAGATAGAGATAGGTGTATGCTCTGTGGGAGATGTGTAGAGGAATGTTCCTGGGGAGTTTATAGAAAGGAAAAGGATAGAATAGTCATATACTCCAATAGATGTGGAGCCTGTCAGAGATGTATAGTTATGTGTCCAAGAGATGCTATAACGGTAAGGAAAAATACAACATGTTGGAGAGATCACCCACTTTGGACAGCAGAAGTAAGGGAAGACATTATAAATCAATCTAAGACTGGCTGCGTATTACTAAGTGGTATGGGAAATGCTAAGGAGTATCCAACCTATTTCGACCGTATAGTCCTAGATGCCTGTCAGGTGACCAACCCATCTATAGATCCCCTTCGAGAACCTATGGAATTGAGAACTTATATAGGAAAGAAACCAAAAAAGTTAGAGTTTGAATTTGTAGAGGAGGAAATAGACGGTAAAAAAATTAAGAAAGCTAAGTTAAAAACTAAAATAGCACCTAATTTAAAGTTGGAGACACCTATCATGATAGCACATATGTCCTATGGGGCCCTGTCTTTAAATGCTCATTTAGCAATGGCAAAGGCTGTTAAGGAGTGTGGAACCTACATGGGTTCTGGAGAAGGGGGTCTCCATAAGGCACTCTATCCATATGCAGATCATATAATTACTCAGGTGGCAAGCGGTAGGTTCGGGGTAAATGTGGATTACTTAAACAGAGGAGCTGCAATTGAGATAAAGATAGGACAAGGTTCAAAACCTGGAATAGGAGGCCATCTACCGGGAGAGAAGGTAACTGCAGAGGTTTCTATGACAAGGATGATCCCTGAAGGTACTGATGCCATATCTCCAGCCCCACACCACGATATCTACTCTATAGAAGATTTGGCACAGTTGGTAAGGAGTTTGAAGGAGGCAACAAGATGGAAGAAACCTGTCTTTGTAAAGATTGCAGCAGTACATAACGTAGCAGCTATTGCAAATGGTATTGCAACATCAGATGCAGATGCAGTTGTAATAGATGGATTTAAGGGAGGTACAGGAGCAGCTCCAAAGGTATTCAGAGATCATGTTGGGATACCTATAGAGATGGCAATTGCAGCAGTTGATGAAAGACTTAGGGAAGAAGGTGTTAGAAACGAGGTGAGTATTATAGCCAGTGGAGGTATTAGGAACTCTGCAGATGTGTTTAAGGCTATAGCCCTTGGAGCGGATGCAGTATATATTGGAACTGCAGCTATGGTGGCCTTAGGTTGTAGAGTATGTGGTAGATGCTACACTGGACAGTGTGCCTGGGGTATTGCAACACAGAGACCTGAGTTAGTTAACAGGTTAGATATTGAGGAAGGAGCTAGGAGAGTGGCAAACCTTATAAAGGCCTGGACTCTCGAGATCAAGGAGTTACTTGGAGCGGCTGGAATTAATTCTATAGAGAGTTTAAGAGGAAATAGGGATAGATTAAGAGGTATTGGGTTAAATGAGGTGGAGTTAAAGGCTTTAGGGATCAAACACGTTGGATTTTAGATAAACAATAATTATAACAATTACTGTTATAATAAAAACAGTTACAATTGGAATCAGTTGTAAAAAGAGATTCTTCAGGATATTAAACCACTCAATATTAACTAATCTTGCTGTTTAAGGTTTTAATCTCTATCTTTTAACAGGTGAATAAAAAATAAGTGAATAAAAAATAAGTCTATAGAATATTTTTTAAAATATCTTTTAATTTTTTAATTTTTTAAGGTGAAATCATGGGGAATGAGGAGATAGTAGTAATAGACGCCAAGGACATGAATTACAGGGAGTTAAATGAAAAAATCCATGAAGTTCTGAATAAAAACCCCAACATAAAAAAGATAGTCTTAAAAAATGTTTTAGGACAGAGATACATAGGAAACGGTATCCAAAAGAGGGGTCTAACCATTGAGGTCTACGGAGTACCTGGGGGAGATCTTGGGATGTTCATGAGTGGTCCTACTATTATAGTCTACGGTAATACAGAACATGCTCCTGGGAACACCATGGATGACGGTAAGATTATAATCCACGGAAGTGGGGGAGACGTAACTGGACACTCTATGAGAGGAGGAAAGATATTTGTAAGGGATGATGTGGGTTATAGAAGTGGTATCCATATGAAGGAGTATAAGGATAAGTTTCCAGTACTGGTTATAGGTGGTAGGGCTAAAGATTTCTTGGGAGAGTATATGGCAGGAGGCATGATATTGGTGCTGAATATAGATAGAGAAGGTAAAGACCTTGGAAAGATTGAGGGGAGGATGATAGGGACAGGTATCCATGGAGGTAGTATTTATATAAGGGGAGAAGTGGATGGGTTCCAACTTGGTGTAGCGGCAGATATTAAGGAATTTACAGAAGAGGATAGAGAGAAAATAAAGAAGTATATAGAGGAGTTCTGTAATTATTTCAACCTAAATGAAGATATAAGGGAGAAATTGATTAACTCGGAATACACGAAGATAGCACCAGTATCTAAGAGACCTTTTGGAAAGTTATACACTCACGATTTAAGATAAAAGATAAAGGTGGAAGGAATGAAGTCCTACTTGAACTTAAAGGAGGAAGTGTGGGATAGAAACATATGTTCAGGATGTGGGGCCTGTGTTTCAGTATGCCCTGTGGATAACATATACTTCAAGGAGGAGAGTCCTGTAAAGTTTGTATGTGATGAATGTGCCTGTATTATAGAACCTGTGGAGGGTATTGAACATCCAGTATCTGCAGAGTTCTGTAAAACTACACTCTACGATGTAAGATGTGGAGCCTGCTACGACGCCTGTCCAAGGACAGAGAAAGCCCGTATCTCAGATACTGAACCTGGTTTAGGTAGGATACTGAAAAAATATAGGGTCAAGGCAAAGATAGATGTAAAGAACGCCCAAAATGGAGGGGTGGTAACTGCAATACTTACCAACGCCTTTGAGGAGGGACTTATAGATGGGGCATTAGTTATGAAGGAGGATAAATGGACATTAGAACCAGAACCCTATCTTGCCACCTCAAAGGAAGAAGTTATAGAATCTGCAGGGAGTAAGTACAGCTGGAACGTCCCTATACTTAAAACCCTTAAGGATGCAGTGATGAATAAAAAACTGAGGAGAATAGCGGTAGTAGGAACTCCCTGTGTAATGGATGCCATATATCAGATAATGTCTTCAAATAACGATCTACTTAGACCTTTCAAAAATGCCATAAGACTGAAGATAGGACTATTCTGTTTTGAGACTTACGACTATGATAAGATGATAAAGATACTTGAGGAAAGAAATATCAATCCTTGGACAGTGAGGAAGATGGAGATAGTAAGGGGGGAGTTGAGAGTTACACTTATAAATGGGGATACTGTTAGATTCAGCTTGAAAGATATAGAACATGCAGTTAGAGTAGGTTGTAAAGTTTGTAGAGATTTCACAGGAGTTACTGCAGATATCTCTGTAGGAAACGTAGGGACACCCCTTGGATACTCCACTGTACTTGTAAGAACACCTTGGGGCGAGGGATTTATAGATAGAGCATATAGAAATGGGTATATTTCTATAGAGGGAGACGTAAATTTAGATGCTATCAGAAAACTTTTGGAGTTAAAGAAAAAAAGAAAGACTGTGTAGATTTTCGATCTAATTTTATATTGGAAACTTTAAAGATTTCCCTAATATCTCAATATCTCCTATTTCTTTCGAAGATCCTAATTTCTATCAAGTAGTAGTTAAAGTTAAAAAAATAATTATGATAATATATTAAAAATTAATAATAATAGTGAATAATAAAAAATTATTTCAATAATTTTGAATTATATGAGATTGAGGAAAATCAGCAATGAGTTGATTTTTCATGTTGAGAAGAAGGATTGTCTCTTAACACTCGAAGAATACTACCTTATACCTTTTTAACCAATCCCTTTAGATACACTATAGGTACATGTATTATATATCCCAACATCCCTAAGAAACATATCCCTAAACCTGTAACCTTTGCAACATTTAAATACTCTTCTGTTGTAGGTTTCCTCAGTACCATCAGCACCCTTTTGCACTGATTTAGGAAGGATTTCAATCTTTCTATTTTTTCTTCTATCTCTATTTTCCCTTTCATATCATCCCCCATTTAGATACTAGGAAGTATATCGATAACTACTGGTTTTTTACCCTTTGGTGTGCTAAATGGTGCTATTTCAGTGGATTTAGTACCTGTAATTATAAGTAATACTTTGATAGTATTCTCCGCATTTTCATCAATTGTAGTACCCCAAATTATAGTAGCATTCTCATCTAATCTCTCTGTAACTGTTGAGACTATTTCCTTAGCTTCCTCTACACTCATATCCTTTGGCCCTGTAATATGTATCAGTGCACCTTTAGCCCCATCTACCTCCACACAGAGGAGAGGACTGTTCAACGCCATATTTATAGCTTCTTTAGCCCTGTTCTCGGAATCACTCTCTCCTATACCTATCATTGCTATACCGCCGTTACTCATCACAGCCTTTACATCTGCAAAGTCTAGATGAATATCACCAACGTTCTGCACAAGATCTATCATACCTTTTACAGAGTTAATGAGGATCTCGTCAGCAACCTTAAATGCCACTCTCAGAGGTACATTTGGAACTATCTCTAGGAGTTTGTCATTTGGGATTATAACTATGGTATCTGCTACTTTTTTCAACTTCTCCAGTCCCTGTATAGCGTTGTTCATTCTGATCTTTCCCTCCATGGAGAAAGGTAAGGTAACCACTGCAACAGTTAAGGCCCCTAACTTCCTCGATATCTCTGCCACTATTGGAGCAGATCCTGTTCCAGTACCTCCACCTAGCCCACAAGTTATAAATACCATGTCAGAGTCCTGTATAGCCTTTTTAATATCCTCAGCATTTTCCTTGGCAGCCTCTTCCCCCTTCACAGGATCTCCACCAGCACCCAACCCCCTTGTAAGGTTTTTACCTATGAGAACCTTTACATCTGCCTTTGTCTTTATAAGTTGTTGGGCATCGGTATTTATAGCAACAGTTTTTATCCCTTCTATCTTCTCCTTTGCTAGTCTATTTAAGGCGTTATTCCCTGCACCTCCACAACCTACTACAGTTATTTTAATCTTAGACTTCTCGATAAATTCCAAAAGTTCTTTATCAACTTCCGACATTTCCATATCTTCTTCTATAGGTTCAATCCCTTCCTCAACTATACCCTTTAAAAACTTCAAAGTATTACCTCCTGCTACTTTTTTATCTGATTATTTTTAACATTTAATTTATTAATCTTTTGATAAGATTACTATATAAATTATTGAGAATAATAATAATTGGCGATCTATAAAGAATTATATTATATGATATTATATCATAATTTATATATTTTTATATTTATGAGGTGGGTTAAATGATATCATCCAAAGCAAGAGAAAAGGCTAAAAGGAAGATTATAGAAGTTGCCAACAGTATGTACGATCTTATATTAAAGGGAAAGAGACCAAAACTCAAAATACCTATTAGAAGTTTAAGTAATGCAAAGTTTGATAGAGAAAAAGGCACCTTTGTACTGCTGGGAAAGGAGAAAGAGAGGACTTTAACAGTCAATCAGGCAAAGGTCTTTGCACAAACTATTAAAATGATGGAATTTGCAAAGGAACTCTTAGATAATAACGACTTTTCAACTCTAAGGGAGGCGTATTACGTTTCAAAGAACTGGGGGGAAGCGAGATTTGATGATCAACAGCCATCTAACGAGGTTATAGAGGATCTCGAGGCTGCACTTGGGTGTCTAAGGGAGGAGTTGGGATTTATTCCAGAGGAAGATGGTTCTGCAGTGGTAGGCCCCTTGAAGATAGTGGATAGGACTGTAGAAGGTGAAGAGTTGAAGGTAGACTGTAGAAAGTTAGGTAGTGGTGCCTACAACATTCCCAATGATGTTACAAGGTTGGAGTTTGAGACAGATGCAGATTTTATACTTGCAATAGAGACTGCAGGTATGTTTGCCAGATTAAACGCTGAAAAATTCTGGAAGAAGAAGAATTGTATCTTAGTATCTTTAAAGGGAGTCCCTGCAAGAGCTACTAGGAGATTTATAAAGAGATTAAATGAAGAACATGGTCTTCCAGTCCTAGTATTCACAGATGGAGATCCCTATGGGTATCTAAACATCTATAGAACATTGAAGGTAGGGAGTGGTAAGGCCGTCCATCTTGCAGAGAAGCTGGCTGTCCCAAGTGCCAGGTTGATAGGAGTTACACCTCAAGATATAGTGGATTACGATTTACCAACACATCCCTTGAAGGAACAGGATATAAAGAGGTTGAAAGACGGGTTAAAGAATGATGACTTTGTAAAGAGTTTCCCCGAGTGGCAGAAGGCACTTAATCAGATGTTGATGATGAAGAAAAGGGCTGAACAGCAGTCTCTCGCTAAGTATGGTTTAAAGTACGTTGTTAATGAGTACCTCCCAGCGAAGATAGAAGATCCGAAGAGTTGGCTACCTTAGGGAAAATAATAAAATTCTTTATTTACTTATATATAATTTTAATTGAATTTTGGCTAATAATTATTTAAAAAATTATTATAATAAAAATAATATAGAATAAGATCTCTCTAAACAGAATGAATCTTTTTTCTAGCTATTCCTGACCACTGGAGAGTAAAAGTGAATTCTGAATTTTACTAAACCACTGACAAAGATGGGTATTTCTATTATTCATGTCATGAATTTTAATCCTCAGATATAGGTAGTCCTGTTAATTTTATACTATATCCATACTCCTTAGTATTCCTTCCTGCGAGCATATCTACAATTGAGGGGTATTGCTCTAAAGGATCTTCTACAAAATATGGGTTATAACTAACTCCTTCTCCGTAATGAGTTCCATAGGCTCTATCTGGTGAGATGTAGATTAGTGGGTATATCCTTGTAATTTTTCCACTGACATATACTTTAGGTTCTATAGGTGCATACTTTCTAACTCTGAAGTTATCGAAGTATACGTACTGATGACTGTCATTATGGTCTCCCCAAGAGGTACCAAGTTCAAAGCGTCTTCCATAGGGGTTGGTTATTATTGTATCTATCATCCATGGGTTTTCAATATTGTATTTTATATAGTCTTCTAGAGGAGTATATGTCCCCTTTACTTCTTTTACCTTAATTCCATTTACTTCCTTTTCAGTAATAAGGATCTTTATAAGGTACCAAGTTCCTCTTTCGGGTGATGTGATGTTGTTATAATCTACTCTTGTTCTATAGATATACTTAATGTCATAGGGATAGGGATATTCCTCACATACCATTACTTCTCGAGATATTTGAGCTACTTGTGTCCAATATAAATCTATATAATCTGACCATAGTGCGCTCCATACGCCCCTTCGTCTTCCATATCCTTCCCCTAGATCAAACCTACCCCCTAGATCAAAGGTATAGAATGCATCTGGGTGGACAGTAAGCAACCAATAGTATTGAGGGTCTGCAAAATACCCCACCATTATATTTGGAGCTTGAGAAGAGGTATAATCATTATCCCCCCTTGCAACAACCTCTATTATATAACTACTCAAATTTGTATAGTTTGTGGAAATTATTCTTGCAACTGGAGGAGCATCTTCACATTCTATTACCTGTCTATTATATAGATCGTTATATAGAGGATAATTGCTGTTATTAAATCTCCAGCTCCCATAAAGAATATTCCACTTGGTACCTGAACTGTTTTCAAAATCATCAAATAACTCAAATACCGAATCTCCATTACTCTCCGATATTTTTGGATAGGTGGATGCTAAGTATATGGTAGTATTTTTGTGAGCTTTTAATTCCGGGACTTTTATCCATATAATAGCCTTGTCGTTTTTAATACCGTCATTTGTATAGTTCCAATACTCTATCCAATAAGGTATATAGGTATTATTATATACAAATCTTAACCCTGTACCATTTGGATCTATAGAAAAAATAAAATTACTGTTGTTTAGGGTAATATTAACCTGAAAATCTTTTAAATCGTAGTTATTAGGATTGTATATATATATCGGCATAATATATGTAGGTTTTCGATAGTGGTATGCATCCAGTATAGTTTTTACAGTGACATATTGGGAAGAGTTTATATTTTCTGTTTTATTTATGGTCCCATTGTAGGAGAGAGTATAGTTAAAGATATAAGATATTTTAAATGTAAATCCATCAACCATGGTAATATTAGTTATATGGAAAAAATATGTAAAGTTATATCCTTGATCACTGTAATATCTACTAATATTATCTAAATAATTATTTATACAATTCTCCGTATTATTTTCTAAGTATTCAATAACCTCTTCAGGACTGTCGAAAAATCCTTCATTGGCAACTTTTAAACTGGCATTATTCAACACCTTACTGAATACGGACGATATTGAAGAAGACACCACATGCTCTATAGAAGAAGACTTTAAATCAACAGATGTAGCCCTCATCTCTTCTATTATCTGTCTTCTTTGGAAATCGATAGTATTATAAAAAAGTGCTGCAGTTAGTAGTAGTAAAAGAGCCAATATAAGCATACTCTGGGAAGTATACATATTAACCACCGTAGATTAAGGTAATATTAATAGGATCACTTGATCTAACGTAATATACGGCTCTTTTAAGAGGGTATTTAAAATTATTTAAATAATCATACGTCTCATTCTCACTTAGAAAGTGTCTGTCTGTTAAATTGAGTGTAGTGCTGTCTCCATATATGCCGTACCACCCCTCTGTTCTATTCAATACTACAACTGTAGATACTATAACTAAATCTTTGTTACTTAGATCTCCCTCCGATATATTATAGCCTCCAATACGTAGAATGTAATTATCTAGATTAATCCTGTTTTTCAATATATTCTCCGCTATATATCCATAACCGTTATTTATAAGGAGTATAGCAGATTCCAAAGTGCCATCAGATACAAGGGATTTTAACTGATCACTTGCCTTATCGTATAGAATATTCATCCTAACAGCTTCGGTATAACTACCTATATGTTCTTCCATAGAGAGAGTAAAGAACCCCATTCCAACAATAAGAATAATCACTCCTAACATTACATCACTGTCAAAAATCATAACTATCCCCTAATTCCTCAGAGGTATGACACAGGATATATTTGCAGGTCTTAACACCAATACGTATATTGTAGAAGGTTGAGTGTATCTAATATACAAAGTTATAGGTACATCTCTGGATATATTTAATATTTTTATTTCGTTGGGTTGATAACTGTAGGTATTTATAACCTTTCCAAAACCACTTATCCTTGGAGTACTATTAATTTCCATTTCAAATGGAACCCCATTAACAGAAATTGTTACATTTACAGATTCTGGAGCAGAAATATTGATATATTCTAATTTAGAAGACACATTAGTGCCAAAATATAATACTTCCCCTATAGATATATCTTCAGATATATCGGTACTACTATTATATTTCCACATTTCTACAGGTACCAACAGATTCTTTGTTTTAACGTAAATATTACCAAAATTTTGTATTTGTGTAGGGATAGACATATCTGTTATATTTACGTTAGATATTATATTTGGAACATTTCTAAAGTAATAGATAACATTTGAAAAGTAATAGGCAGCATTTGAATATGGATCAAAGGTCCCTGGAATAGTTTCTCTTGAGGTATAATACATTTCCCTTACTCTATCAACAAATCTTAAATAATCTGGAACATAGGAATCTGATGGAAACTCATAATCCTTAAATATTTTATCAGCTATGAGATTACTCTTTTCAAAGGCTTCAATATTCCTTTTCTCTTCGTGAAATGTTAAGATGTTATAAGTAATAGTAAAGTATCCAACGTAAAAGATAAGAAGTACAGCCATAACTGCTACAATAGCTTCAAAGGTAAATATATATCCCTTATTTGATTTCAACTTAGATAGTCCTACCATACACATCTCCTTCTTAATGATCAATAATAAAAATAATCAAATATTAACAATATCTTATTATCTCAAATGATATTTATAAAGGTTATATCTAAAAATTAATAGTAAATGATAATAAATATAAAAATAACGCATAAAATAGTAGATCTTCTGTTAATTCTCTAAATCCTCAAAATTCCCTCTCCAATTTAATATACTTTATTTTCTCTACGTTGTACTTCTGTTCAAACTCTTCCTCCTTTATCCGCTCTCCAGTGATCATATAAACTACCCTATCTCCAATAGATGCTATTATATCTCCACTTCTCTCCAAGTACTTGGCCATGAATATAGTTTCAGTAGCCATGGTAATATTTCTCGGATCTTCAATGATATAACTGATCATCTCTCTGTAAAGTTGTTCGTAGAGTTTATCTATCTTTTTATCTCGTGCATATACGTCCCTGGCCAACTTCTCATCTCTATTTTTAAATGCCTGGAGAGCATCCCACAACATTTCTCCAAGGCGCTCCGTCATAGTTATTACAATCTCATTCTCCCTCTTAATGTTTAACTTAGATCTTAGAGTGATATC containing:
- a CDS encoding DNA topoisomerase IV subunit A; the protein is MISSKAREKAKRKIIEVANSMYDLILKGKRPKLKIPIRSLSNAKFDREKGTFVLLGKEKERTLTVNQAKVFAQTIKMMEFAKELLDNNDFSTLREAYYVSKNWGEARFDDQQPSNEVIEDLEAALGCLREELGFIPEEDGSAVVGPLKIVDRTVEGEELKVDCRKLGSGAYNIPNDVTRLEFETDADFILAIETAGMFARLNAEKFWKKKNCILVSLKGVPARATRRFIKRLNEEHGLPVLVFTDGDPYGYLNIYRTLKVGSGKAVHLAEKLAVPSARLIGVTPQDIVDYDLPTHPLKEQDIKRLKDGLKNDDFVKSFPEWQKALNQMLMMKKRAEQQSLAKYGLKYVVNEYLPAKIEDPKSWLP
- a CDS encoding DUF2341 domain-containing protein, which gives rise to MYTSQSMLILALLLLLTAALFYNTIDFQRRQIIEEMRATSVDLKSSSIEHVVSSSISSVFSKVLNNASLKVANEGFFDSPEEVIEYLENNTENCINNYLDNISRYYSDQGYNFTYFFHITNITMVDGFTFKISYIFNYTLSYNGTINKTENINSSQYVTVKTILDAYHYRKPTYIMPIYIYNPNNYDLKDFQVNITLNNSNFIFSIDPNGTGLRFVYNNTYIPYWIEYWNYTNDGIKNDKAIIWIKVPELKAHKNTTIYLASTYPKISESNGDSVFELFDDFENSSGTKWNILYGSWRFNNSNYPLYNDLYNRQVIECEDAPPVARIISTNYTNLSSYIIEVVARGDNDYTSSQAPNIMVGYFADPQYYWLLTVHPDAFYTFDLGGRFDLGEGYGRRRGVWSALWSDYIDLYWTQVAQISREVMVCEEYPYPYDIKYIYRTRVDYNNITSPERGTWYLIKILITEKEVNGIKVKEVKGTYTPLEDYIKYNIENPWMIDTIITNPYGRRFELGTSWGDHNDSHQYVYFDNFRVRKYAPIEPKVYVSGKITRIYPLIYISPDRAYGTHYGEGVSYNPYFVEDPLEQYPSIVDMLAGRNTKEYGYSIKLTGLPISED
- the phoU gene encoding phosphate signaling complex protein PhoU — its product is MTKDVFYSKLKIVEDNVIEMGNICISALNKSTEAFLNWDKELAEKIKRGDDIIDLKEMEIEDECIKLIALYQPVATDLRTILTIIKIISKLEKIGDCASKIADITLRSKLNIKRENEIVITMTERLGEMLWDALQAFKNRDEKLARDVYARDKKIDKLYEQLYREMISYIIEDPRNITMATETIFMAKYLERSGDIIASIGDRVVYMITGERIKEEEFEQKYNVEKIKYIKLEREF